The nucleotide sequence GTTAGTTCTCAAACGAACTATTAAGGAGTGATATGGTTACTAAAAAAGAAGTATTAAATAACATTCGTATATTTAATAAAAAACTAAACAAAAAGGTACATCTTTCATATAGCAATTCTAATTTAAATCCATTACAAAGGTATATAATCAAATATATTTTAGATAATATATCTGAAAATAAAGAAGTCTTTCAAAAAGATATAGAAAAAGAATTTGATATCAGTAAATCTCACGCAAGTGAAATACTTAAAAATTTTGAAAGAGATGGCTTAATTATTAGAA is from Pseudostreptobacillus hongkongensis and encodes:
- a CDS encoding MarR family winged helix-turn-helix transcriptional regulator — its product is MVTKKEVLNNIRIFNKKLNKKVHLSYSNSNLNPLQRYIIKYILDNISENKEVFQKDIEKEFDISKSHASEILKNFERDGLIIRNASNKDSRMKNILATQKSVEISNEIEKNISIMEDNLTQNITDEELNYLFKLLNKLIENIN